A region of the Marmota flaviventris isolate mMarFla1 chromosome 3, mMarFla1.hap1, whole genome shotgun sequence genome:
GACGTGCCACACAGCTTATTTAAAGCCGTGGTGGGGGCGTGGCTTCGAGAGCGCTACGTCACGGGGAAGGCGAGGCCTCCATACCGGCTCCATTGCCCTGAGAAGGCAGTAGGAGGAGCTCATGTGTTAGGAATCGACGcgtgagaggggaaaaaaagctgaataaaaacaCTAGCCCAAGCATGCGCCAAGGcctgggttcagtgcccagttaaaaaaaaacaaacacagaagcAAAGATGTCAGTGCTGCAAAGATGGCTTATCCGAAAGTCTATACCTTCCAAATCCGGgagagtgttttgttgttgttgttttttaagagtTCTACGCATCTGCGGAGACCTAGCTACCCTCAGATGAAGGAAAATCGCGCGACAGCTAGCGCGATTTGGCTCAGAGCGTAAACGCTGATAGAAGCCTCGAAGACCAATCACCGCGACGTGGAGGCAGGAACCCTCGGGGTTAGAGGTTGGACGGAAGTTCCCGAGGCTTCCGGTAGTTTGCTTGGAGGGAGTTATGGCTAAACATCATCCGGATTTGATATTCTGCCGCAAACAAGCTGGTGTTGGTGAGGCGGGCCTTGCCCACTGCTTGTGTGGGTGGGGTGATATTAGGCGCTTCGAGTCTAGGAATTCTTGATTCCTCTTTAGGGTCTTTTCTTGGAGTCGCCACGTTTCGCGCCTCTTGGTCGCTGGGTATTGTAGGAGCGCGCGGGTTTGTGGTAAAAGGGGCTGACGGCCAGGGCCTCCGCCGCAAGTCTGAAGAAACTGCAGCAGATTGCCCGGGGCCTGGGAGGAGCTTCGGGAGGTTGCTTTGGCCGTGGGTTTGGCTCAGATTGAGATTCACGAGAATAAGATGCCCTTCCCATGAGTCTCACTGCCGCCTTTGCGCCTATCGGGACCTCGAGGATGTGCTTCCCCGCTTTGTCAAAACTTTAATACTAATTGTACCCTGTCCCTTCTTTGGTCTTACAGCCATCGGGAGACTGTGTGAAAAATGTGAGTGGAACACACCCTCAACACCCCATTCCTCCCACTCAGTTTCTGTGGAGCCAACATACGGGCATTTCCAGAGGTGCCACAAAGAAAGCTTGGAGTAGACGTGCCCGGGAGGAGGATGGAAACACGTGTGTGGGGCTGCACTAAAGCCGCCTTCTATCGCCCCACTCTGACGTGCACACTTTTAAACACTGTATTTAAGCTTTAAGGAAGTCTCACGTTTGATCAGGAAGAATGGGCAAACTACCATTATCCTTTCCAGCCCACATGCCCGTGTGCACACACAGGTTTTTACCAGCAATTATCAATGCTTACAATCTCCTAAGTGCAATTCCAAGACCTTTATATATGTTAactggttatttttttcctttgtgtccAGGAGATATAGAAAAAAACTTGTGTAAGCCAAGTTTTGCCATGCAAAAGTAGAGGAGGGCCCTAAAGTCACTGTAAAAGAGATATCCTGGGCAGTGGTGGCACACACCGGTTATCTcaattacttgggaggctgaggcaggagaatggcaagtttgagtccagcctggacTTAgagaaaccttgtctcaaaaaggactagggataatagtttagtggtaaaatatccctgggttcaatccccagttccccacccccctaaaaaaaaaaattaggactggggatgtacctaagtggtagagtgcccctgggttcacaaCCCATACTTACTAGTGAACATGACACATTCTTTTTTCCTTACAGGTGACGGCAAATGTGTGATCTGTGACTCCTATGTGCGCCCCTGCACTCTGGTGCGAATATGTGATGAATGTAACTATGGTTCTTACCAGGGGCGCTGTGTGATCTGTGGAGGCCCAGGAGTCTCTGATGCCTATTATTGTAAAGAATGCACCATCCAGGAGAAGGATGTGAGTGAAT
Encoded here:
- the Phf5a gene encoding PHD finger-like domain-containing protein 5A, with the protein product MAKHHPDLIFCRKQAGVAIGRLCEKCDGKCVICDSYVRPCTLVRICDECNYGSYQGRCVICGGPGVSDAYYCKECTIQEKDRDGCPKIVNLGSSKTDLFYERKKYGFKKR